One genomic region from Evansella sp. LMS18 encodes:
- a CDS encoding YitT family protein: protein MSLGISLTILAGLGSAPWDVLHIGLTEQLGLTVGTWTIIMGFLLLVAATILTKEKPKLGAYLNMLLVGLFVDFFLFVLPQPDVLLVQALMLTSGILVMGFGIGVYISPQCGAGPRDSLMLAVAERTRFTVAQVRVTMEVIVLFFGWLLGGPVFIGTILFSLTIGHVTGVSLTWCRTWVDRRMERGIKIENIN, encoded by the coding sequence ATGAGCTTAGGCATTTCATTAACGATTCTTGCAGGACTGGGAAGCGCTCCTTGGGATGTGCTTCACATTGGCCTGACTGAACAGCTGGGATTGACGGTAGGCACCTGGACGATCATTATGGGTTTCCTTCTGTTAGTTGCTGCGACGATTTTGACGAAAGAGAAACCGAAACTCGGAGCTTACCTTAATATGCTCCTTGTAGGATTGTTCGTTGATTTTTTCCTGTTTGTTCTTCCACAGCCTGACGTTCTGCTTGTTCAGGCTTTAATGCTTACATCTGGAATTCTTGTTATGGGTTTCGGAATAGGCGTTTATATTTCTCCGCAGTGCGGAGCAGGCCCCAGGGACAGCCTTATGCTCGCAGTAGCTGAAAGGACCCGTTTTACAGTAGCCCAGGTGAGGGTTACAATGGAAGTAATTGTGCTCTTCTTCGGCTGGCTGTTAGGAGGGCCGGTGTTTATCGGTACGATTTTATTCAGTCTCACAATCGGGCATGTGACAGGTGTCTCACTGACATGGTGCAGAACCTGGGTAGACCGGCGTATGGAAAGAGGGATTA
- the aspS gene encoding aspartate--tRNA ligase — protein MSERTHICGEVTEQLTGEKVRLQGWVKKRRDLGELIFIDLRDRSGYVQIVFNGENNQQAHETAEKIRNEYVIEVFGSVVKRDEANVNEKIPTGRVEVLVDEVSILNAAKGLPFNIEDNVEVSEDVRLKYRYLDLRRPKMYETMKLRSRTTKFIRDFLDNEEFMEMETPMLTKSTPEGARDYLVPSRVHPGEFYALPQSPQLFKQLLMVSGFERYFQITRCFRDEDLRADRQPEFTQVDIEASFLGKENLLEMMETMMVKLVKELKGIEVKAPFQRLTYDEAMNRFGSDKPDTRYGMELVDISETVEDSGFKVFSNTVKNGGVVKGICVKGVADQYSRKDLDNLGSFVEIYGAKGLAWLKVEENNSLKGPIAKFFDETEAAGLCEAFEAEAGDILFFVADKKKVAWDALGALRIKFAKELDLVDPEQFNFLWVTEFPLLSYDEEEGRYHAEHHPFTRPVKEDQAKLLDAPEEVRAEAYDLVLNGYELGGGSQRIYERELQEQMFKALGFSEEEAKDQFGFLLDAFEYGTPPHGGIALGLDRLVMILAGRSNLRETIAFPKTASASCLLTNAPAKVSEAQLEELSLTIKEKSKDKE, from the coding sequence GTGAGCGAGAGAACACATATATGCGGAGAAGTAACAGAGCAGCTGACAGGAGAGAAAGTCCGCCTGCAAGGCTGGGTAAAAAAACGCCGGGACCTGGGGGAGCTGATTTTCATTGATCTCAGAGACCGTTCAGGATACGTGCAGATTGTTTTCAATGGAGAGAACAACCAACAGGCCCATGAAACCGCTGAAAAAATCAGAAACGAATATGTAATCGAAGTCTTTGGGTCAGTAGTTAAGAGAGATGAGGCAAACGTAAATGAAAAAATACCAACCGGCAGAGTGGAAGTGCTGGTAGATGAGGTGTCCATCTTAAACGCAGCAAAAGGCTTGCCGTTTAACATAGAAGACAACGTGGAGGTTTCCGAGGATGTCAGGCTGAAATACCGTTACCTGGACCTGCGCCGCCCAAAAATGTACGAAACGATGAAGCTGCGCAGCCGTACTACCAAATTTATACGTGACTTCTTAGATAATGAAGAGTTTATGGAAATGGAAACACCAATGCTGACAAAAAGTACACCAGAAGGAGCGCGTGATTACCTCGTCCCTTCCAGAGTCCATCCAGGGGAGTTTTATGCTCTTCCTCAGTCACCGCAGCTTTTTAAACAGCTTCTGATGGTTTCAGGTTTTGAAAGATATTTTCAAATTACTCGTTGTTTCCGTGATGAGGATCTCCGGGCTGACCGCCAGCCTGAATTCACCCAGGTGGATATTGAGGCTTCTTTCCTTGGAAAAGAGAACTTGCTGGAAATGATGGAAACAATGATGGTTAAGCTGGTGAAGGAGCTGAAAGGCATTGAAGTAAAGGCTCCTTTCCAGCGTTTAACGTATGATGAAGCAATGAATCGCTTTGGCTCAGACAAACCTGACACAAGGTATGGAATGGAGCTTGTGGACATCTCCGAAACAGTTGAAGACAGTGGATTTAAAGTCTTTTCGAACACAGTGAAAAATGGCGGAGTGGTCAAAGGCATTTGTGTCAAAGGGGTAGCAGATCAATACTCCAGAAAAGATCTGGATAACCTTGGTTCCTTTGTTGAAATATACGGGGCAAAAGGACTTGCATGGCTTAAAGTGGAAGAGAACAACAGCCTGAAAGGCCCGATTGCCAAATTCTTCGACGAAACAGAAGCGGCCGGGCTTTGTGAGGCATTTGAAGCAGAAGCGGGAGATATCCTGTTCTTTGTTGCTGATAAAAAGAAAGTAGCATGGGATGCTCTTGGCGCCCTGCGAATTAAATTTGCGAAGGAACTTGATCTTGTTGATCCTGAACAGTTTAACTTCCTTTGGGTTACTGAGTTCCCTCTCCTTTCTTATGATGAGGAAGAAGGACGTTATCATGCGGAACACCACCCGTTCACACGTCCTGTGAAGGAAGACCAGGCTAAGCTTCTTGACGCACCTGAAGAAGTCAGGGCTGAGGCATATGACCTTGTATTAAATGGCTATGAACTTGGTGGTGGGTCCCAGAGAATTTACGAGCGGGAACTTCAGGAACAGATGTTTAAAGCATTAGGTTTTTCAGAGGAAGAGGCAAAGGACCAGTTTGGCTTCCTTCTTGACGCATTTGAATACGGAACGCCGCCTCATGGTGGTATTGCACTCGGTCTTGACCGTTTAGTTATGATCCTTGCAGGCAGAAGCAACTTACGGGAAACGATAGCATTTCCTAAGACAGCAAGCGCAAGCTGCCTGCTGACTAATGCCCCTGCAAAAGTCAGTGAGGCACAGCTGGAAGAGCTGTCCCTGACTATCAAGGAAAAAAGTAAAGATAAAGAATAG
- the hisS gene encoding histidine--tRNA ligase — protein MNFKIPRGTQDILPENSPKWQYIEQKAHDLCRRYNYKELRTPIFEQTELFARGVGDTTDIVQKEMYTFEDRGGRSLTLRPEGTASAVRSYVENKMHGWADQPVKLYYIGPMFRYERPQSGRMRQFVQFGVEAMGSDDPAIDSEVIGLAMDLYKELGLKNLKLVINSLGDKESRNQHRNALINHFKPRISEFCGDCQDRLEKNPLRILDCKKDRDHELMKSAPSILDYLNESSKEYFNKVQSYLGDMGIAYEVDSTLVRGLDYYNNTAFEIMVDGEGFGAITTLCGGGRYNGLVEEIGGPSAPGIGFALSIERLLMALETQGVELPLNVGLDAYLVVMGDEAKKRAPKLLHEMRAKGLTVDGDYMNKKMKAQIKAADRQNAAYALILGEEELANNSIMVKELDTGDQELVSLDEVSGYLYSRQS, from the coding sequence ATGAATTTTAAAATCCCGAGAGGAACACAGGACATTCTTCCTGAGAATTCCCCTAAATGGCAGTACATCGAACAAAAAGCACATGACTTGTGCAGAAGATACAATTACAAGGAATTAAGAACACCTATATTTGAACAAACTGAGCTGTTCGCAAGAGGAGTAGGGGACACCACAGATATCGTCCAGAAAGAAATGTACACCTTCGAAGACAGGGGGGGGCGAAGCCTTACGCTCCGGCCTGAAGGCACCGCTTCAGCAGTTCGGTCATATGTGGAGAACAAAATGCACGGCTGGGCTGACCAGCCTGTCAAGCTCTATTATATCGGGCCAATGTTCCGCTACGAGCGGCCGCAATCTGGAAGGATGAGGCAGTTTGTACAATTTGGCGTCGAAGCAATGGGAAGTGATGATCCCGCAATCGACAGTGAAGTAATCGGGCTAGCAATGGATTTATATAAAGAACTTGGACTGAAGAATCTGAAGCTGGTGATAAACAGCCTTGGTGATAAGGAGAGCCGCAATCAGCACCGGAATGCCCTTATCAACCACTTTAAACCAAGAATCTCCGAGTTCTGCGGCGATTGTCAGGACCGTCTTGAGAAAAATCCGCTGCGCATTCTTGATTGCAAAAAAGACAGGGACCATGAATTAATGAAGAGTGCGCCTTCTATTCTCGATTACCTGAATGAGTCATCAAAAGAGTATTTTAATAAGGTGCAGAGTTATCTGGGCGATATGGGAATTGCATATGAAGTGGATTCGACTCTTGTGCGTGGTCTGGACTACTACAACAACACAGCTTTTGAAATTATGGTAGATGGAGAAGGTTTTGGAGCAATCACAACCTTGTGCGGCGGTGGCCGGTATAATGGGCTTGTGGAGGAGATTGGCGGCCCTTCTGCACCAGGCATTGGATTTGCCCTTAGTATTGAACGTCTGCTCATGGCTCTTGAAACACAGGGAGTGGAGCTCCCGCTGAATGTGGGACTTGATGCCTACTTAGTAGTTATGGGAGATGAGGCGAAGAAACGCGCACCTAAGCTCCTCCATGAAATGAGGGCAAAAGGGCTTACTGTTGACGGTGATTACATGAACAAGAAAATGAAAGCTCAGATTAAGGCAGCCGACAGACAAAATGCAGCTTATGCCCTGATTCTTGGTGAAGAAGAATTAGCCAATAACAGCATCATGGTAAAAGAACTGGATACCGGAGATCAGGAGCTTGTCTCACTGGATGAAGTATCAGGTTACTTATATTCAAGGCAGTCTTAA
- a CDS encoding RsfA family transcriptional regulator: MMKVRQDAWSEEDDLLLAETVLRHIREGSTQLKAFDEVGDALNRTSAACGFRWNAVVRDKYDDAIKLAKKHRKDRKRQLAYQSKPVAAYSAPQQPEPQLFKPAEAMESASVTPTVASVTPTVASVTPPPAAVTEEKEITLKDVIRFLQKMSGNGYQESLLKQENEALKLKNNELTEKVKNLEAHLNKLQEEHQIIEEDYQSIIQIMNRARRMALLEEEPEEHHSPKFRMDKNGNLEKIAK; the protein is encoded by the coding sequence ATTATGAAAGTCAGACAGGACGCATGGTCAGAAGAAGATGATCTATTATTGGCAGAAACAGTGCTTCGACATATTCGTGAAGGCAGTACTCAATTAAAAGCATTTGACGAGGTGGGAGATGCTCTGAACCGCACTTCAGCAGCATGCGGCTTCCGATGGAATGCAGTTGTAAGAGATAAGTATGACGATGCAATCAAACTAGCAAAAAAGCATCGAAAAGACAGAAAACGCCAGCTGGCATACCAGTCGAAGCCAGTGGCAGCATATTCAGCTCCACAACAGCCCGAGCCTCAGTTATTCAAACCAGCCGAAGCCATGGAGAGTGCATCTGTAACTCCTACCGTTGCATCTGTAACTCCTACCGTTGCATCTGTAACTCCTCCTCCTGCTGCTGTGACAGAGGAAAAAGAGATTACATTAAAAGATGTAATCAGATTCCTGCAGAAAATGAGCGGCAACGGATATCAGGAAAGCTTGCTTAAGCAGGAAAATGAAGCTCTAAAACTCAAAAATAATGAACTAACGGAAAAAGTTAAAAATCTTGAAGCACACTTAAATAAACTTCAGGAAGAGCACCAGATTATTGAAGAAGACTATCAATCCATTATTCAGATTATGAATCGTGCAAGAAGGATGGCCCTTCTTGAAGAAGAACCGGAGGAGCACCATTCTCCAAAATTCAGAATGGATAAAAACGGCAACCTGGAAAAAATTGCGAAATAA
- a CDS encoding AAA family ATPase, which yields MDLFDHSEKDTPKGPLAARMRPRTIDEVIGQKEIVGQGTLLRRAIEADRLTPMIFYGPPGTGKTTLAKVIANTTSARFEQLNAVTAGIKDVREIVQRAKERLKYDKEKTVLFIDEIHRFNKGQQDALLPSVEDGTVILIGATTENPMFEVNPALLSRSRLFRLQSLTDEEIKEVLLKAVKDKERGFGEYDIDIEDRALSHVVNVSNGDARTALNALELAILTTDPNDEGKIVIDTETAEASIQQRIVKYDKTGDQHYDTVSAFIKSIRGSDPDAVLYWLAKMIYAGEDPRFIARRLYVHAAEDIGMADPNALLIAQSAAYAVEFIGMPEARIPLAEAAIYLATAPKSNAVISGIDAALSTVEKERTGEVPLHLRDAHYKGASKLGHGEGYKYPHNFEHNYVPQQYLPDHLVSKQFYSPSANGYEKTVQKRLDYYKMRQQRERDK from the coding sequence ATGGATTTATTCGACCACTCCGAAAAAGATACGCCGAAAGGGCCACTTGCTGCGAGAATGCGGCCGAGAACAATAGATGAAGTTATTGGGCAAAAAGAAATTGTGGGACAGGGAACCCTTCTGAGAAGGGCTATTGAAGCTGACCGGTTAACACCGATGATTTTTTACGGACCTCCCGGCACAGGAAAAACCACTCTCGCTAAGGTAATCGCGAATACGACTTCAGCCCGTTTTGAACAGCTGAATGCAGTAACAGCAGGTATCAAAGATGTAAGGGAAATAGTTCAGCGCGCCAAAGAGCGCCTGAAGTATGATAAAGAAAAAACAGTGCTTTTTATCGACGAGATCCACCGCTTTAATAAAGGACAGCAGGACGCACTCCTTCCATCCGTGGAAGACGGGACGGTTATCCTCATCGGGGCGACCACTGAAAACCCAATGTTTGAAGTGAATCCGGCCCTTCTTTCCCGCTCCAGACTGTTCAGGCTCCAGTCACTTACAGACGAGGAAATAAAAGAAGTGCTCCTGAAAGCGGTAAAAGACAAGGAAAGAGGCTTCGGGGAATACGATATTGACATTGAAGACAGAGCATTAAGCCATGTTGTTAACGTTTCAAACGGGGATGCCCGAACTGCCCTTAATGCTCTGGAACTGGCCATCCTGACGACGGATCCAAACGATGAAGGTAAGATAGTTATTGATACGGAAACCGCTGAGGCCTCCATTCAGCAAAGAATAGTAAAATACGATAAAACAGGCGACCAGCATTATGATACTGTGTCTGCTTTTATAAAAAGTATCCGCGGTTCCGATCCGGATGCAGTCCTCTACTGGCTGGCAAAAATGATTTATGCAGGTGAAGATCCTCGTTTTATTGCCCGGAGACTTTATGTACATGCAGCGGAAGATATAGGAATGGCAGACCCAAACGCGCTTTTGATCGCTCAGTCCGCTGCGTATGCAGTTGAATTCATCGGTATGCCTGAAGCCCGCATCCCTCTTGCCGAGGCTGCGATTTACCTGGCCACAGCGCCGAAAAGCAACGCCGTCATCAGCGGAATAGACGCCGCACTAAGCACTGTGGAAAAAGAAAGAACAGGAGAAGTCCCTCTCCATTTACGGGATGCCCATTATAAAGGAGCTTCAAAGCTTGGTCACGGTGAGGGGTACAAATATCCTCATAATTTTGAACATAATTATGTTCCCCAGCAGTACTTGCCGGATCACCTGGTTTCAAAACAGTTTTATTCTCCCTCAGCAAACGGCTATGAAAAAACGGTGCAGAAAAGGCTTGATTATTATAAAATGCGCCAGCAGAGGGAAAGAGATAAATAG